DNA from Dietzia lutea:
CTCGACCTGAGCACGGAACGCGTCACCGACTCCCGGCTCAACCGCGAGGCGGCCGACTTCTCGACCTTCATGTCCGCCGGGATCCTCCCGTCGTTCGAGTCGGACGACCCCACCGTCGAGCAGCTCATCCGGGCGTACCTGGCGCAGCAGTACCCGTCCTCCGAGATCCTGCTCGTCGGCACCGCCAACGAGTCGGGAACCCAGTTCACCCTCTCCCGGTACGGACCGGACGAGGACCGGCTCTTCCCCCCGGCCATGCGCTCCCGGATCCAGCGGATCGGGCTGTCCTCGGCGGAGGACTCCGGGGTGATCGACGACGCGGTGCGCTGGCGCAAGGCCACCGTCGAGAGCCCGGCCGGACCGGCCAACATCGTGGTGGCGATCAACGACCGCGGCACGCAGGACGAGGCCCGTCGCGTCGGCGGCTTCCTGCGCTGGGCGGCCGCCGGGGGCATGGTCGTGAGCGCACTGCTCGCGTGGTGGATCGCCGGCCGGATGCTCGTCCCGGTGCGACGGATCCGCGAGGCCGCGGAGACCATCTCCGCGGCCGACCTGTCACGGCGCGTGCCCTCCGACGGGCCCGACGAGATCGTCTCGCTCGCCGACACCGTCAACGACATGCTCGAGCGGGTCGAGGACGCCTACCGCACGCAGCGGGAGTTCCTCGACGACGCCGGCCACGAGCTGCGGACACCGCTGACCGTGGTGCAGGGCAACCTCGACCTCATGCCCGAGGATCCGGAGGGGCGGGCGGAGACCACCCGACTCATGCAGGACGAACTGTCCCGGATGACCCGCATCGTCGAGGACCTGCTCACGCTCGCCCGCGCCGACCGCCCGGACTTCCTCCGCACCGCCGCGACCGACGTCACGGAGCTCGTGCTGGACGTCGAGGCCAAGATCGAGGTGGTGGCCGACCGGGACTGGCGGGTGCTGCCGTACGCCGAGGGCCTGGCCAGGCTGGACCAGCACCGGATCACCCAGGCCCTCATGCAGTTCTGCTCCAACGCGGTCCGGTTCACCGGGCCCGGGGACACCATCGAGATCGGGTGCCGGGTCATCGAGTCCGGCGACCCGACCATCGCGGCCGAGCTCGTGTCCGGGGCCGTCCCGGAGACCCAGAAGCGGGAGTCCTACCGTCGCCGGCTCCTGTGGTGGGTCCGCGACCGGGGACCGGGGATCCCGCCCGGCGAGGAGGAGAGCATCTTCGAGCGGTTCCACACCGCGCGCGGCCAGCTCCGTGACGGACGCGGCGGCACCGGCCTCGGGCTCGCGATCGTCTCGACGATCGCCAAGGCGCACGGCGGACGCGCGTTCGCGTTCAACGCCGCCGGGGGCGGCGCGACGTTCTGCATCGTCATCCCCTTCGTCGCGCCGCCGCCCGAGAAGGGTTCCGGCACTCCCGCCGGGACCGACCCGTCCGACGCGGGCGGCTCCGGCACCCGCTGAACCCGTCCGGTCTCCCGCCGAACCGCGGACACGGTCGCCCGCCAGCGTCCAGCAGCGCGGTACCCGTGCGATACTCCGAAGTCGGAGAAGGAGGGATGCATGACGAACGTTCTCGTCGTGGAGGATGATGACCTCATCCGCTCGGTCTTGGTCAAGGCACTCGGTGGTGCCGAGTACACCGCACTCGAGGCGGTGGACGGGGAGAGCGCGCGTGCCATCCTGTCGACCATCTCCGACATCGACCTGATGTTGCTCGACATCGGACTGCCGGACACCGACGGCCTAACGCTGCTGCGCGAGGCCCGCGACCGCGGGTTCGCCGCGCCCGTCATCATCCTCACGGCCCGCGACAGCGTCGCGAACACCGTCGAGGGGCTGGAATCCGGCGCCAACGACTACATGGTCAAGCCCTTCCGCGTCCCCGAGCTGCTCGCCCGCATCCGGCTGCGGCTGCGCGAGCACGAGGCGACCGAGGACCCGGGCATCCTCGAGCACGCCGGCATGCGCCTGGACATCCGTACCCGCCGCGTCGAGGTGGACGGCCGGATCCAGGAACTGACCAACCGCGAGTACTCGCTGCTCGAGATGCTCCTGCGCAACAAGGGCGAGACCATCAGCCGCGAGCAGCTCCTGGAGAGCGTCTGGGGCATGGACTTCGACCCGGGTTCCAACATCGTCAACGTCTACATCCGCTCCCTGCGCCGCAAGATCGGCGAGAACAAGGTGCAGACGGTGCGAGGGGTCGGCTACCGCGTGGAGTGAGCGCGCGGACCGGCCGACGCCGACCCGTCTGAACCGAGAGAAGACCCCCGGCCGCAGCCGGGGGTCTTGTCGTTCGCGGGGCGTCCCTCGCAGCGCGTACGCCGGGGCGTCCGCGGGCGTCAGTAGTCCGGTGCTCGCCGGATGAACAGAGAGCACACCACAGCCACCGTGGCGAGGACCCCGCCGACGACGAACGAGAGGTGGGCGCCGTCGAACAGCCCGTCAACGACGGCGGAGCCGGCGTCGGCCCGGCCGGCCGCGATGGTGCTCATGACGGTCACGAAGATCGTGACGCCGATCGCGCCGCCGAGCTGCTGGCCGGTGTTGAAGATGGCCGAGCCGTGGCTGTAGAACTTCAGCGGCATGTCGCTCAACGCGGCCGACAGCAGGCCGGTCATGAGCATGGCCAGCCCGATGGAGAAGATCGTGTGGAAGGCGACGATCCATCCGAGGTCGGTGCCGGGGTCGATGGTCGTGAACAGCCACTGGCCGAGGGCCAGCATGAGCGCGCCCGGGATGAGCACCGGCCGTGGGCCGTGGCGGTCGAAGACCCGTCCGAAGATCGGCCCGATCACCACCTGCACCAGGCCGCCGGGCAGCAGCATCATCCCGATGGTCAGGGTGCTCAACCCGCTGCCGTTCTGCAGGAGGATCGGCAACATCACCACGGTGCCGAGCAGGGTGCCCATGGCGATCATGATCATCGCGACGCTGAGCGAGAAGGTGCGGTTGGTGAACGGCCGCAGATTGAGCAACTCGCGACCCGTGCGGGCCAAGCGGAACTGACGCGTGAGAAACAGGCCCAGTGCCATGATGCCGACCGCGGCGCTGACCAGCGGGAGCGTGGGACCGTCGAGCACCTCACCGAAGATGGAGATCGCGTAGACCAGGCCGCCGAATGCGAGAGCCGACAGGATCACGGAGAGCACGTCGACGGGCACACTGCGGGTGGGCGTGGGGACCTTGATGAAGACGATGCCCAGGGTCAGGATCACGAGGGCGATCGGCAGCATCATGACGAAGATCCAGTGCCAGGACAGCGAGTTGACGATGACGCCTGAGACGGTGGGCCCGATCGCCGGACCCACGGAGATGACGATCGAGTTGAGGCCCATCACCATGCCGCGGTGCCGGAGCGGGACGAGCGTCAGGGTGGTGGTCATGAGCAGCGGCAGCACGATAGCTGTGCCGACCGCCTGGAGGATGCGGGCGGCGAGCAGCACGCCGAATGCCGGAGCCACGGCCGCCAGCACGGTTCCCACGAGGAAGCTGCCCAGGGCGAAGGCGAACAGACCGCGCAGAGGGAAGCGTTGGAGCAGGAAGCCGGTCGTGGGGATCACGATGGCCATGGTGAGCAGGAAGCCGGTGGTGAGCCACTGACCCGCGGCCGCTGACACCCCGTAGTCGTCCATGATCGACGGCAGTGCGACCGATAGCACGGTCTCGTTGAGGATCATGAGGAACGCGCCGAGCGCGAGGGCGCCGATGATCCCGGTGAGCTGCCCGCGGGACAGCCCCGCGGCCCCGGGCACCTCCGACCCGGGCCCGGCCGGCGCGGACCCGGTCGGCGCGGACCCGCTCGGCGTGGATCCGGTCGGCGTGGATCCGGTCGGCGGTGCGGACGTGCCATCGGCGGTACTGGTCATCGGGCCTACCTATCCTCTGGGGAACCGGACCGACGAATCATGTCACCCACTGACAGCTTTGCTACGATCGAACTGTCAGAGTGTGACAGAGATTATGGCCGTCGCCGCCCGGGCGCCCGCCCCACGACCCCGGAGCTGAAGCACTATGGGAATCCGCGACGAGCACCGCGCCCGCATGTACCGGGAGATCCAGCGGGCGGCGCTGGACCTGGTGGAGCGGAAGGGTCTCCACGCCACGACGGTGGCGGACATCGCGGCCCGCGTGGGCGTCTCCGAGCGGACGGTCTTCCGCTACTACTCGACGAAGCTCCACGCACTGCTGCCGGGCCAGCAGGGACTGGTCGACGCCCTGGTGGCGGGCGGCGGCCTCGACACCGAGGCGGCCGACACCGGGGCGGCCGGCACCGACGCGGCCGGCGCCCTGGCCGAGCTCACGGACGCGACCCGCGAGGTGTTCGCCCGGGAGATCGAGCGCAGCGACTTCCGCCGGGTCTCCCGCCTCATGGTCCGGGAACCGGAATTGGTGCAGGCGGTGGCGGCGCAGGAGCGGGATCTGGTGACAGCACTCAGCGCGGCGCTCGCCGGGCGGGGGACGGTGGGGCGCCTGCAGGCGCTGGTGGTGGCGGAGGTGGTCATCACCACGTGGCGCGTGGCCTGGCAGGCATTCGCCCGCGAGGAGCTCGAGGGCGGGGCCGGGGACCCGCTCGCCCTGTTCGACGCGACCGTGCGGGAGCTGCGGGGCCTGTTCACCGGCTGACGACGCCCACGCGGGGGCGTCGTCAGCCGGTCCACCCTCAGTTGTCGGACGGCTCCCAGCCGAACGGCATGAGCACGGACTGCAGCTCGCAGAACGCCTCGAGCCCCTCGGGGCCGTTCTCGCGGCCGAGGCCCGAGTTCTTGAACCCGCCGAACGGTGCGGTGGGATCGAAGGCGTACCAGTTGATGCCCATCGTGCCGGTACGCACGCGCTGGGCCACGGCGAGCGCGGCGTCCGGGTCAGACGAGTACACCGCGCCGGCCAGGCCGTACTCGGAATCGTTGGCGATACGCACGGCGTCGTCGACCGTATCGTAAGCGATGACCTGCAGGACCGGCCCGAAGATCTCCTCTTGGGCGATGGTCATGGAGTTGTCCACGTCGCGGAAGACGGTCGGCTGGACGTACGCGCCCTCGGCCACGTGCTCGGGCAGACCCTCGACCTCACCGCCGCCGTAGGCGATGGTCGCGCCCTCCTCGACGCCCATGCGGATGTAGCCCTCGACGGACGCCTTCTGCTTGTGGTTGGCCAGCGGGCCGAACACGGTGCCCTCGTCGGCGGGGTCGCCGACGGGCATCAGCGAGACGTTCTCGACCAGCGCGTTCACGACTTCGTCGTAACGAGAGCGCGGGGCCAGAATCCGGTTCTGCGACACGCACGCCTGGCCGGAGTTCATGAGGGCGGAGAACACCATGGTGCCGGCGGCGGAGGCCAGGTCGGCGTCCTCGAGGACGATGGCGGCGCTCTTGCCGCCCAGCTCGAGCGAGCAGCGCTTGAGGCCCTGCGCGGCAATCCCGGCGATGTGCTTGCCGACCTCGGTCGAGCCGGTGAACGAGATCTTGTCGACGTCCGGATGGGAGACCAGGTGGTCGCCCACGGAGCTGGGGCCGGTCACCACGGACAGCACGCCCTCGGGCAGGCCGGCCTCGCGGAACAGGTCCGCCAGCCACAGCGCCGACAGCGGGGTGGCCGACGAGGGCTTGAGGACCACCGAGCTGCCGGACAGCAGGGCCGGCGCGAGCTTGGCGGTGTTGAGGTAGAGCGGGACGTTCCACGCGGTGATGGCCGCGACCACGCCGACGGGCTGGCGGGTGACGACGGAGGCACCGAAGTCGCCCTGACGCACCTCGGACCACGGGAAGGACTCGGCGAGGCGGGAGTAGTAGCGGAGCACGCCGAGGGTGGGGGTCACCTGGATCATCGAGGCGGCGCTCGCGGGCGCGCCCATCTCCTGCGACAGCAGGGTGCAGACCTCGGCCTGACGCTCCTCGAGCATGTCGGCCACGCGGGCGAGCAGCGCGCCGCGCTCGGCGGGCGGCGTGGTGCGCCAGACGCCGGACTCGAACGAGTCGCGGGCCTGGCTGATCATCTCGTCCAGGTCCTCGGTGGTGGTCTCTGCGACCCGGCCCACGACCGTGTTGGTGGCCGGGGACGTCACCTCGAGGACGCCGGTGGTGATGGGATCGGTCCAGCGGGTGCCGGAGAAGAGCTTGTCATGGACGACGACCACGGGGACCTCCGTGCGGTGGGGGACGAGTGCGGTGGGAACCGTCCCTGCAACCGCGCACGGGGCTGACAAGAACGTGTTCCACCTCACTGTAGACGAGGGTCCGGGGTGCCGTGGGGGCCTACTTCGCGCGCAGCACGAGCACCAGATTCGACACGAGCACCTCCCGAACGAGCGGCACGCGCACCAGCCACCACGCCCATCGCGGGTGGTAGCGCGGGAACGCGGCGAGCAGGTCGGCGGCGTCGGTGTCGCGCGCCCATGCGAGGCCGTCGGCGCAGCCGACCTCGAAGAGGGACTCGCCGTAGACGTTCTTGGGCGGGTGGCCGTGCCGTCGCTCGTAGAGGCGCCGCGCGCGCTCGCCGCCGAGGTAGTGGGTCAGGCCCATCTCGTGGCCGCCGAAGGGTCCGTACCAGAGGGTGTAGGAGACGACGACGAGGCCGCCCGGTCGCGTCACGCGGCACATCTCCTCGGCCATGCGCCAGGGCTCGGGCACGTGCTCGGCCACATTGCTGGAGATGCACACGTCCACCGCGTCGGTCCGCACCGGCAGGGCCATCCCGCTGCCGCGGATCGACCCCGTCTGGTCCAGGCCCGCCGCGGACATCTCGCCGACGTCCGGCTCGACGGAGACATACCGGGCGCCCTCGACGGCGTAGGCGTCGGAGAAGTAGCCGGGCCCGCCGCCCACGTCGAGGACCGTCAGCCCGGGCAGCCGCCCGGCGTCGGGCCCGGGTCCCGGCCGGGCGGGCCGATCGCCGGACTCCGCCCACAGGTCCGCGACCAGCTCGACGGTGTCGCGCGCGAGGCCGGAGTAGAAGGCGTCCGGGTCGGCCTGCTCGAGGGGGAACGAGCGCAGCAGCCCGAGCGAGCGGCCGAGGGTGGCGCGGCGGGCCACCGATCGCAGCGCGGGCGAGCGGTGGACGGGATCGGTGAGCACGGCGGTGACGATACCGGCGGCCGGGAGCGGTCCGGCCGCCCACTACAGTGTCCGGGTGGCTCGAATCCTGCTGCTGTGCTGGCGCGACAGTACTCATCCGCAGGGCGGTGGCAGCGAGCGTTACCTCGAGCACGTCGCGGACGGTCTCGCCGCGGCCGGCCACACTGTCTTCTACCGGACCTCCCGCTCGCGGGGCGCGGCCCGCTCCGCCACCACCTCCGCCGGTGTCCGGTTCAGCCGGGCCGGCGGGCGCTTCACCGTCTATCCCCGGGCGCTGCTGGCGATCCTGTCCGGCCGGCTCGGCCTCGGTCCGCTCGGGATTCTGCGACGGCCCGACGTCGTCGTCGACACCCAGAACGGCGTCCCCTTCTTCGCCCGCCTGGCCACCACCGCCCCCGTCGTCGTGCTGGTCCATCACATCCACCGCGAGCAGTGGCCGGTCGCCGGGTGGCTGGTCGCACGGATCGGGTGGTGGGTCGAGTCGTGGCTCTCGCCGCTCGTCCACGCGCGGTCCCAGTACGTCACCGTGTCGCTGCCGTCGGCCGACGAGCTCGCCGCGCTCGGCGTCGCGCCCGCCCGCATCGCGGTGGTCCGCAACGGCCTCGACCCGCTGCCCGACGGCATCGCCCCGGGCGGGGAGGGATCGGCCGAGCAGGAGCCGGGCGCGCAGGACACCCGCGCCGCCGGCCCGCGCCTGGTCGTCCTGTCCCGGCTGGTGCCGCACAAACACGTCGAGGACGCACTGGACGTGCTCGCCACCCTGCGGGCGAGTCGGCCCGGGCTCGTGCTGGACGTCATCGGCAGCGGCTGGTGGGCCGACCGGCTCCGCGAGTACGCCGCCGAACGCGGACTCGCCGCCCCCGTGGGCGAGACCGGCGGCGTGGGCGAGGCCGGCAGCCTGGGTGAGGCCGGCGGCGTGGGTGAGGCCGGCGGCGTCGTGTTCCACGGGCACGTCGACGAGGCCACCAAACACCGCCTGCTCGCCGGCGCCACCGTCCACCTCATGCCCTCGCGCAAGGAGGGGTGGGGGCTCGCCGTGTCCGAAGCCGCGCAGCACGGGGTCCCCACCGTCGGGTACCACCACGCCGCGGGACTGCGGGACTCGATCGACGACGGCGAGACGGGTCTCCTCGTGGACGATGTCGCGGCCATGACCGTCGCCGCGGACCGTCTCCTGTCGGACCCTGACCTGCGGGAACGGATGGGCGAGGCCGCCCGACGGAAGGCGGCGGGGATGTCGTGGCCCGCCACCGGCGCGGCGATGGCGCGGGTCCTCGCGGCCGTCACCGAGGGCCGGCGGGTCAGCGGCGTGATCGACGGCCGGGCCGACCGCTAGCCGGCTCCGTCGCGGGCCGCGTCGGCTCCGGTCACCGAGCCGCGAGCACCTGCCGCCCGTGTCACGGCAGCGGCCGCCGCGCCGGCCAGCGTGAGCAGCCACAGCGCGTGCGCCGCCAGCACCGCCGCGCGGGCCCACGCCGGGGCGCCGGGAGGGGTGACCGCGCTCCATCGCGAGTCCGCGTCACCCGGCCCGTCCGGCGGGGCGAGCTCGTGCAGGGCCAGTTCGGGGTCGGAGAACCTCGTCGTCGTCGCCGTCAGGGTCTCGTCCGCCGCGCCCCGGGGCCCGGCGGACGTGCGCTCGTCGAGCACCCACCGCACGCCCAGGCCCGCCAGCTCGCGGGGCTCCGCGTCCCGCAGCAGCGCGTCGGTGGCACGGCGCGCGCGATCCCCCTCGCCCGGCACCGCGGTGGCGTCGCCCGCCCCGGCCCCGGCTCCGGCTCCGGCTCCGGCCACGACCAGGTCGCCCGGGACGAGGACGCGGGTGTCGAGCAGGCGCGGCGCGGGGTCGAGGACCGGCCGGCCGTCGGCCCACAGCGGCGTCGAGCGGAACGATCCCGCCGGCAGCACCAGCAGGTCCCCGGGCCGACCGTCGACGATGCCCGCCACCTGCTCCCACCCGGGCCCGTACGTCACCGGCCGCAGCTGCTGCCACAGCGCGCGCGGGGCGTCGGGGACGGCGGCCACGGCCACCGCCGTGACGAGCACCCCTGCGGCGATCGGCCGCACGCGCACGGCGAGAGTGCGGGCGGCGAAGGCCAGCGCGAGCACGGTCGCCGGCAACGCCAGCGCCACGAACTTCTGGGTGTCGCGCAGCAACCCCGCGCCCGGTACGGCGGTGACCAGCGCCTCCATCGCCGCGAGGCCCGGGCCCGTCGCGGCGACGGCCACGAGCAGCCACGCGGCGAGGGCCACGGGGACCGTCGCGCGCACCACCGGGTCACGCCGCGCCCGCCACAGACCCCGCGCCGCGAGCGCCCAGACGAGCAGCAGTGCGAACAGCGCGGCGGCCGCCCACCACGTGGCTCTCGAGGGCGGCACGGCATCGGAATTCCAGATCCCGCCCAGCGCGACGACCGAGCCCAGCGTCCCGATCCCCGGCTCGGCGCGAGCGGCGAACGCGGCCACCCCTGCGGGCGCGTCCGCTCCCCCGCCAGCCGCGGCACCGGCCCAGTCACCCGCCGCGGTGAGGGCGGTCGCCAACGCCCAGGGCAGCGCGGTCACGACAGCTGTAGCGGCCAACGCGACCGCCGCCCGGGTCCGGCGAGCGCCACCTCCGCCACCGGCCAGCGCCACCGCCGCCGCGACGACCGCCAGCACCCACCCCGTCGGCGTGAGCCCAGCGGCGGCCAACGCCGCGCACGCCGCGGCCACCCGGGGCCGTCCGCGCGCGAGCAGAACCGGCATCGACATCACCGCCGCGACCCCCGCCAGCACCGACCAGTGGCCCTGGAGTAGCCGCTCCACCACGAACGGATTCCACACGGCGCCCACCACCGCCGGCAGCCGCGGCCACGCCCCCGCGGCCCGGCCACCGGGGACCACCCGCCGCACCAGCGCGCCCGCCGCGACCGCGAGCCACACGCAGAACACCACCGTGAGCAGGCCCGTCAACGGCCACACCGGCAGCCCGACCGCGGCCAGCGCCCGGGTCGCCCACGCCACCGCCACATCCTGCGGAACCGCCCGTGCCGCCGACTCCCCGAGCCCGAGCGCCGCGTCCGACAGCGGCGGCGTCGGCGTGGCCACCCAGTCACGCAACAGCGGGAAGCCCGGCCGCGCCACCCCGGCCAGCAGCGCGCCCGAGACGACCGCACCCACGGCGGCATCCGTCGCGGCCGGTCGCGCGATCAGGCGGCGGAGCCCGGCATCGGAGGACATGCGCACATTCCACCACGCGCGCCGGTCGCCCCGATCGCCCTGGCCGGGGCGGCCGACCCGGCGCCACCGCGTCGCCCGGCCCACAGGAGAGGCCGCGGGACAGCCCCCTACGATCACCGATGTGGACCAACAGGCGCGCGAGGCGGCACCCGGCTCCGCCGCCAGGCGCGTCCTGACCGGCGCGGGGGCGGTCACGGCCGGGTCGATGCTGGCCAACATCGCCGCTTACCTCCTGCATCTCCCGGCCTCGCGGTGGCTCGGCCCCGAGGGTTACGGCGCGTTCGCCGCCCTGCTCTCCGCGCAACTGCTGGTGGCCGTGCCCTCGCTGGCGCTGCAGGCGGTGGTGGCCCGCGAGCACGTCCGCGGAGTCCCCCACGACGTCCTGCGCGCGCTCGGCAGACGGGTCGCGCTGCTGGTCGCGGTGGTCGCGGCGCTGGCCGTCGTCCCGGTGTCCCTCCTACTCGACACCCCGGTGTGGGCCACGGCCGCCGCGTTGGCCCCCGGCCCGGTGCTGTGCCTGCTCGCCGCCGAGCAGGGGCTGCTGCAGGGCGCCGAGCGGTTCCGGGCCCTCGGCGTGGTGCTCGCCCTGGCCGGCGCGGGCAAGGTCGCCCCCGCCGTCGCGGTACTCGCTGCGGGCGGCGGTGTCGGACCCGCACTCGCCGCCGGGGCCGTGGGCGTGGGCGTGGCCTGGCTCGTCGCGGCGCAGGTGACGTCCGGGCCGCGCGGGGACTCGGCGGGCGTTGCGACGCGAGGGAACTCGGTCGTCGGGGGGCCGCGCGAGAACGGGGCGGCCCTGACCTCGCCGGGCGTGGCCGCCGTGCTCGCCGCCGGCCAGGTGCAGCTGGTGATGATGGCCCTCACCTCGATCGACCTGCTCCTCGCGCGGGCACTGCTGGACCCGGAGGACGCGGGCCGCTACGCGCTGGGGGCGGTCGCCGCGAAGGCCGCGTTCTGGTTGCCGCAGGCCGTCGGCACGGTGCTCTACCCGCGGATGGCCGACCCGGTCGGACACCGGGGCGCCGTCCGCTCGGCGGTGGCCGTCCTGCTGGGCATCGGCGCGGTCGTCGTGATCGGGGCCGCCGTGGCCGCGCCGCTGGTGCCGGTGGTCGTCGGCGAGGACTACCGGCCGGTCGCCGGGCTCCTCTGGGCGTTCGCCGCACTCGGAGTGACACTGAGCGTCCTGCAGGCGTTCCTCCTGGCCACCATCGCCTCCGACCGGACCGTGGAGGCCGGCATCGCGTGGTGCGGGCTGGTGCTCACCGCCGTCGCCGTGTGGCTCGCCCCCCGCGAGGTCGAAGGCGTCCTGGCCGCCGCGCTCGTCGCCGTCGTCCTCACCACGATCACGGCCGGATGGCGCGCGCTCCGGTCGCGAGTGAGCTGAGGTGAGGGCGCTGGGCGGGCCGCGCCCCGCCAGCCGAGCCACGTCACCTATCCATTTGCGCCTCACCTACGGGATCCGATCCCCGCGTTTGTTGCCAACCTGTCTCACGATCAGGTTGGCAACAAACGGATCCCATAGGTGGCGCGCAATCCGATAGGTGACGCGGATGCCGGAGCGGTTGCCGGGGCGGGACTGGCGAGGCCGGCGTCGGGCTCGCGGCGCGCGATCTGCCCCTCGAATTGCGATTCGCCCCTCGCGCCGCGATTCGCTCTCGGAGTTCCTGGGGCAAAACGCAATCCGAAGCGCGTCGCGCGATCCGAGGGGCAGATCGTGGGAGACGGGCGGCTGGTGTCGCAGCCGGCCGGTTCCGCAGCCGGCTGCGCGTCGGTCGTGGGTCCGCCACCCAACGAGAAGAGCGTCCCGCACACGCCCTCTCGGCTGATGTGTGCGGAACGCTCTTGTCGATGTTCGTGGAGGCGGACCGGCGCGGCACCCGCGGCCGGCCCCGGCCTGCGCGGCACCCGCGGCCGGGCCGGCCGCGGGTGCCGGCTCAGCTCAGGCGCGCGCCCGGGCGGCGCGACCGCCGGTTCCACCGCGGCCACCGCGCAGGCCGAGCACGATTCCGCCGATCAGCGAGATCAGGCCCAGGATGCCCA
Protein-coding regions in this window:
- a CDS encoding polysaccharide biosynthesis protein, with protein sequence MDQQAREAAPGSAARRVLTGAGAVTAGSMLANIAAYLLHLPASRWLGPEGYGAFAALLSAQLLVAVPSLALQAVVAREHVRGVPHDVLRALGRRVALLVAVVAALAVVPVSLLLDTPVWATAAALAPGPVLCLLAAEQGLLQGAERFRALGVVLALAGAGKVAPAVAVLAAGGGVGPALAAGAVGVGVAWLVAAQVTSGPRGDSAGVATRGNSVVGGPRENGAALTSPGVAAVLAAGQVQLVMMALTSIDLLLARALLDPEDAGRYALGAVAAKAAFWLPQAVGTVLYPRMADPVGHRGAVRSAVAVLLGIGAVVVIGAAVAAPLVPVVVGEDYRPVAGLLWAFAALGVTLSVLQAFLLATIASDRTVEAGIAWCGLVLTAVAVWLAPREVEGVLAAALVAVVLTTITAGWRALRSRVS
- a CDS encoding aldehyde dehydrogenase; translation: MVVVHDKLFSGTRWTDPITTGVLEVTSPATNTVVGRVAETTTEDLDEMISQARDSFESGVWRTTPPAERGALLARVADMLEERQAEVCTLLSQEMGAPASAASMIQVTPTLGVLRYYSRLAESFPWSEVRQGDFGASVVTRQPVGVVAAITAWNVPLYLNTAKLAPALLSGSSVVLKPSSATPLSALWLADLFREAGLPEGVLSVVTGPSSVGDHLVSHPDVDKISFTGSTEVGKHIAGIAAQGLKRCSLELGGKSAAIVLEDADLASAAGTMVFSALMNSGQACVSQNRILAPRSRYDEVVNALVENVSLMPVGDPADEGTVFGPLANHKQKASVEGYIRMGVEEGATIAYGGGEVEGLPEHVAEGAYVQPTVFRDVDNSMTIAQEEIFGPVLQVIAYDTVDDAVRIANDSEYGLAGAVYSSDPDAALAVAQRVRTGTMGINWYAFDPTAPFGGFKNSGLGRENGPEGLEAFCELQSVLMPFGWEPSDN
- a CDS encoding MDR family MFS transporter, yielding MTSTADGTSAPPTGSTPTGSTPSGSAPTGSAPAGPGSEVPGAAGLSRGQLTGIIGALALGAFLMILNETVLSVALPSIMDDYGVSAAAGQWLTTGFLLTMAIVIPTTGFLLQRFPLRGLFAFALGSFLVGTVLAAVAPAFGVLLAARILQAVGTAIVLPLLMTTTLTLVPLRHRGMVMGLNSIVISVGPAIGPTVSGVIVNSLSWHWIFVMMLPIALVILTLGIVFIKVPTPTRSVPVDVLSVILSALAFGGLVYAISIFGEVLDGPTLPLVSAAVGIMALGLFLTRQFRLARTGRELLNLRPFTNRTFSLSVAMIMIAMGTLLGTVVMLPILLQNGSGLSTLTIGMMLLPGGLVQVVIGPIFGRVFDRHGPRPVLIPGALMLALGQWLFTTIDPGTDLGWIVAFHTIFSIGLAMLMTGLLSAALSDMPLKFYSHGSAIFNTGQQLGGAIGVTIFVTVMSTIAAGRADAGSAVVDGLFDGAHLSFVVGGVLATVAVVCSLFIRRAPDY
- a CDS encoding TetR/AcrR family transcriptional regulator; translated protein: MGIRDEHRARMYREIQRAALDLVERKGLHATTVADIAARVGVSERTVFRYYSTKLHALLPGQQGLVDALVAGGGLDTEAADTGAAGTDAAGALAELTDATREVFAREIERSDFRRVSRLMVREPELVQAVAAQERDLVTALSAALAGRGTVGRLQALVVAEVVITTWRVAWQAFAREELEGGAGDPLALFDATVRELRGLFTG
- a CDS encoding glycosyltransferase family 4 protein; the protein is MARILLLCWRDSTHPQGGGSERYLEHVADGLAAAGHTVFYRTSRSRGAARSATTSAGVRFSRAGGRFTVYPRALLAILSGRLGLGPLGILRRPDVVVDTQNGVPFFARLATTAPVVVLVHHIHREQWPVAGWLVARIGWWVESWLSPLVHARSQYVTVSLPSADELAALGVAPARIAVVRNGLDPLPDGIAPGGEGSAEQEPGAQDTRAAGPRLVVLSRLVPHKHVEDALDVLATLRASRPGLVLDVIGSGWWADRLREYAAERGLAAPVGETGGVGEAGSLGEAGGVGEAGGVVFHGHVDEATKHRLLAGATVHLMPSRKEGWGLAVSEAAQHGVPTVGYHHAAGLRDSIDDGETGLLVDDVAAMTVAADRLLSDPDLRERMGEAARRKAAGMSWPATGAAMARVLAAVTEGRRVSGVIDGRADR
- a CDS encoding sensor histidine kinase; the encoded protein is MVTAAVFAAMVVFMIQLLDLSTERVTDSRLNREAADFSTFMSAGILPSFESDDPTVEQLIRAYLAQQYPSSEILLVGTANESGTQFTLSRYGPDEDRLFPPAMRSRIQRIGLSSAEDSGVIDDAVRWRKATVESPAGPANIVVAINDRGTQDEARRVGGFLRWAAAGGMVVSALLAWWIAGRMLVPVRRIREAAETISAADLSRRVPSDGPDEIVSLADTVNDMLERVEDAYRTQREFLDDAGHELRTPLTVVQGNLDLMPEDPEGRAETTRLMQDELSRMTRIVEDLLTLARADRPDFLRTAATDVTELVLDVEAKIEVVADRDWRVLPYAEGLARLDQHRITQALMQFCSNAVRFTGPGDTIEIGCRVIESGDPTIAAELVSGAVPETQKRESYRRRLLWWVRDRGPGIPPGEEESIFERFHTARGQLRDGRGGTGLGLAIVSTIAKAHGGRAFAFNAAGGGATFCIVIPFVAPPPEKGSGTPAGTDPSDAGGSGTR
- a CDS encoding response regulator transcription factor; this encodes MTNVLVVEDDDLIRSVLVKALGGAEYTALEAVDGESARAILSTISDIDLMLLDIGLPDTDGLTLLREARDRGFAAPVIILTARDSVANTVEGLESGANDYMVKPFRVPELLARIRLRLREHEATEDPGILEHAGMRLDIRTRRVEVDGRIQELTNREYSLLEMLLRNKGETISREQLLESVWGMDFDPGSNIVNVYIRSLRRKIGENKVQTVRGVGYRVE
- a CDS encoding class I SAM-dependent methyltransferase, with the translated sequence MLTDPVHRSPALRSVARRATLGRSLGLLRSFPLEQADPDAFYSGLARDTVELVADLWAESGDRPARPGPGPDAGRLPGLTVLDVGGGPGYFSDAYAVEGARYVSVEPDVGEMSAAGLDQTGSIRGSGMALPVRTDAVDVCISSNVAEHVPEPWRMAEEMCRVTRPGGLVVVSYTLWYGPFGGHEMGLTHYLGGERARRLYERRHGHPPKNVYGESLFEVGCADGLAWARDTDAADLLAAFPRYHPRWAWWLVRVPLVREVLVSNLVLVLRAK